From Clostridia bacterium:
GGTTTCTTGGTCATCGCCTGAAACAGCTTCACACTGCTATACAAGAAACAGAAAGTGAATACCGTTCTTTTCTCCACGAAATTCTGCAAAATATACCTGTCATCAAAGCGTTCTGTGTCGAAAAAGAGTATAGCATTAGATCCGGCAGCATCCTGAGTAAAAAATTCGGGTTGATAATGAAGCGCAGCCGTATACAGGCAGCAGCAGGATCCATGATTTCACTCAGCTACTGGATAAGTTACTTTATTGCTTTTTTTTGGGGAGTTATGAATCTCTCAAAGGGCATCGCTACCTTCGGAACCCTCGCAGCTTTCCTTCAACTGGTAGAACAAATACAGACGCCCTTCTTTGAACTTTCAAATACACTTCCTCAGTTCATTTCCTCAATCTCCTCTGCCGACAGGCTAAGAGAACTCGAAAAGCTGGAACCTGAGAAAGTGAATTGCCCAATACCACCTTTACCTTCTGCTGGAATAATCGCAGAGAATGTTTGTTTTTATTATGATCAGAGCAAACCTGTTTTAAAGGATGTCTCCATAATAATAAACCGGGGCGAGATAGTAGGTATATCCGGTGCGTCAGGTGAAGGCAAGACCACCCTTATACTTATGCTGCTTTCACTTATTACTCCACAAAAAGGTCACATATATTTTGTAGATGAGTCGGGGAGGCGTATAGAAGCATCAGCAGATAGCAGGGCAATGATATCATATGTGCCTCAAGGCAGTTCCTTGTTCTCTGGAACCATAGCAGAAAATTTACTGGTAGGTAACCCGGCTGCTACTGATACAGAATTGGAAGCTGCCTTATGCTCAGCATGTGCCTGGGAATTTATAAAAGATTTACCCGAAGGTATGAATACAAAAATAGGTGAGCGGGGGCTGGGTCTGTCCGCAGGGCAGGCGCAGCGAATCGCCATCGCCCGGGCAATGCTCCGTAATGTGCCTGTTCTGATTTTAGATGAAGCAACCTCCCAGCTCGATATTGATACAGAAATTAGAATACTAAAGTCAATTAATACTTTAGATCCATCCCGCACATGCATTATTATATCCCACAGACCTGAAGCACTCAGGATGTGCCATAGGGTAGTAAGGCTGGAAAACCAGTGTATCAGTGAAACGAGAAGTGAAGTTACTTCAGATTAAGCCAGCGCAGAAGACCGGTACGCTCTTCAAAGGTCGCCAGGGATCTACGCGGATGTAAAAAGGCTGTCCTGACTATAGAAACAAAGTTCTTACGGCAGATATTGTAAAGCAACCTGTGCAGCCATGCCGCAGGAATAAGAAAAGGAGATCTACGTGCATAGGAATACCTTTTTCTCAACCTGTCTGCCGTTGGAAACAAAAATGATATATAATATTTTATTTTCCCGGACGAATTTTCAGAACCGTCGTAATTTACATATCTTAGTAGTGAGTTCCCTATATGCCTGCTGAAGTCTGTATGTCCATGGACTCCACCGGAAAGAATATCGTTTATAAATACTTCCAGATATGGATGGTCGGCGACCTCCCGGCAGAATAGCCCATTTGGCAACTCCATTCCAAACAACTTATGACAGGTAACAAAAACCGCAAATACAAATCTTTCTATACCAAATGCTTTTATATGGCTATATAAATAATCCCAGTCCAATTTATCCTTATAAGACTCTATAAAAATCACTATATCACATAACTGACGAAGTCCAAAACCATATGAAGCTATATGCTCTGCCAAATGCAGGAACATATATAACAAGCTATCATCTGATGAAAGCAGTAAAACAGGCATACCGTTTATTTGAGCCGGAGCTGTACTACTCCATATGCTCTTTTCAAAGCATTCAGCCGCCTTTAGGCTTTCATGGCTCATAAGCATATTATGCAGCTCTATTACCAGATCTGCATAGCGTAAAACTGTATGCTTGAAATCAGAGTCATCCTCTACGTAACCCATACAAAGAAGAAGATTTTTTGCCCTTTTCTTATGTTCATCACGCACGAGAATATCTACATCTGCCATAGTCCGCAATTCCGGCTGCGGATATAGCTCCCGGAGTACTATACCCTTTAATGCAACTACCGGTATCCCTGCATCATTAAAGCACCTGAACACTTCCCCCAATTTTTCCATATGCTGTATCTGTGTCATACCGGCAAAAAGGACTGCCCTCTCCCATTTTAACATAAGGTCTCTGTCAGGACCGTATTCGGGACTCAAATCCTTTACCGCAGGATACATTAAGGCATACACATCATGTGACACTGCTTGCTCAAATATGCTTTTCCAATCAGCTTCTCCGATTACAAAGTCCTGAGGTCTCTTCCCCCGTATCGCCAAAGAAAGAAGGTATACAAGTACTTGTTGGT
This genomic window contains:
- a CDS encoding nucleotidyltransferase family protein; the encoded protein is MDIDQQVLVYLLSLAIRGKRPQDFVIGEADWKSIFEQAVSHDVYALMYPAVKDLSPEYGPDRDLMLKWERAVLFAGMTQIQHMEKLGEVFRCFNDAGIPVVALKGIVLRELYPQPELRTMADVDILVRDEHKKRAKNLLLCMGYVEDDSDFKHTVLRYADLVIELHNMLMSHESLKAAECFEKSIWSSTAPAQINGMPVLLLSSDDSLLYMFLHLAEHIASYGFGLRQLCDIVIFIESYKDKLDWDYLYSHIKAFGIERFVFAVFVTCHKLFGMELPNGLFCREVADHPYLEVFINDILSGGVHGHTDFSRHIGNSLLRYVNYDGSENSSGKIKYYISFLFPTADRLRKRYSYARRSPFLIPAAWLHRLLYNICRKNFVSIVRTAFLHPRRSLATFEERTGLLRWLNLK
- a CDS encoding ABC transporter ATP-binding protein/permease, whose translation is MKTRFAIIRWMLSQVRPFGTSLFLVIALGAIIPLSGVGMAIASKELIDSASAGEWQKTLFCAALFIALILVQVIVQSASSVMSVRISESVSNSIRKNLVFHMTQVQWSNFSKYHSGDILTRIISDVSSVTNGIVNSLPGMLALVVQFLAAFITLLVFEPALAILAIILAPSAVLFSRFLGHRLKQLHTAIQETESEYRSFLHEILQNIPVIKAFCVEKEYSIRSGSILSKKFGLIMKRSRIQAAAGSMISLSYWISYFIAFFWGVMNLSKGIATFGTLAAFLQLVEQIQTPFFELSNTLPQFISSISSADRLRELEKLEPEKVNCPIPPLPSAGIIAENVCFYYDQSKPVLKDVSIIINRGEIVGISGASGEGKTTLILMLLSLITPQKGHIYFVDESGRRIEASADSRAMISYVPQGSSLFSGTIAENLLVGNPAATDTELEAALCSACAWEFIKDLPEGMNTKIGERGLGLSAGQAQRIAIARAMLRNVPVLILDEATSQLDIDTEIRILKSINTLDPSRTCIIISHRPEALRMCHRVVRLENQCISETRSEVTSD